Proteins found in one Armatimonadota bacterium genomic segment:
- a CDS encoding DUF456 domain-containing protein, translating to MEFLSGILTYLGIALFVITLFVGAFITLLGLPGTVLILVDAVIYSAATRWEKLEWGLLLVLGVITLVAEISDNVVSAAGVKKYGGSTAGMIWAMIGGLIGAVVIGSIVGAFVPVIGPIIGGLLGGFAGGYWYERGQGKSDQEARRAGMGAVVGRLAGTVLKSVLAAVMVILCLSYAF from the coding sequence ATGGAGTTTCTGTCGGGCATTCTCACGTACCTGGGCATTGCCTTGTTCGTGATCACCCTGTTCGTTGGCGCATTCATCACGCTCCTCGGCCTTCCTGGTACGGTGCTGATCCTGGTGGATGCCGTGATCTACTCGGCGGCCACGCGCTGGGAGAAGCTGGAATGGGGACTGCTGCTGGTGCTGGGGGTCATCACCCTGGTGGCGGAGATCAGCGACAATGTGGTCAGCGCTGCCGGGGTGAAGAAGTACGGAGGCTCCACCGCGGGGATGATCTGGGCCATGATCGGCGGTCTCATCGGCGCCGTGGTCATCGGCAGCATTGTCGGGGCTTTCGTTCCCGTGATTGGCCCCATCATCGGCGGCCTTTTGGGCGGTTTCGCGGGCGGGTACTGGTACGAGCGAGGCCAGGGCAAATCCGACCAAGAAGCAAGGCGTGCGGGCATGGGTGCCGTCGTGGGACGCCTCGCCGGTACGGTGCTCAAATCTGTCCTTGCCGCCGTCATGGTCATCCTGTGTCTAAGCTACGCCTTCTGA
- a CDS encoding glycoside hydrolase family 16 protein: MDLSTSTLPEGEWQLAWHDEFDGETLDETKWLYRLHRFGRRVPQWTPEAVRLNGQGQLELTAFERDGEFFCGAIQTGSNFMDRPGEPMCFNKDMIWPIGKLATPTFEHTYGYWEIRCKLPRVPGWWGAFWIQSAVIGSSLDYARTGVEIDVLENFERNGKVSHNIHWGGYGADHQSRGSGDIQVENWQDEYHNYGVLWTPDALTFYIDGRQTWAVSDAVPQCPQFLLVTTEIRGAAGGMNPNREIQAEQLPDVFLVDHVRVFDPA, translated from the coding sequence ATGGATCTGAGCACATCGACCCTCCCCGAGGGTGAATGGCAACTGGCCTGGCATGATGAGTTCGACGGGGAGACGCTGGATGAAACCAAGTGGCTGTACCGGTTGCACCGATTCGGCCGGCGCGTTCCCCAGTGGACGCCCGAAGCCGTGCGGCTCAACGGCCAAGGGCAGTTGGAGCTGACCGCTTTCGAGCGAGACGGTGAGTTCTTCTGCGGAGCCATCCAGACGGGCTCGAATTTCATGGACCGCCCGGGCGAGCCGATGTGCTTCAACAAGGACATGATCTGGCCAATCGGCAAGCTGGCCACGCCCACTTTCGAGCATACCTACGGCTACTGGGAGATCCGCTGTAAGCTACCGCGGGTGCCCGGCTGGTGGGGAGCTTTCTGGATTCAGTCCGCGGTGATCGGCAGCAGCCTGGACTACGCCCGAACCGGGGTGGAGATTGACGTCCTGGAGAACTTCGAGCGCAACGGCAAGGTCAGTCACAACATCCACTGGGGAGGCTACGGGGCCGATCACCAGTCACGGGGCAGCGGTGACATCCAGGTGGAGAATTGGCAGGACGAGTACCACAACTACGGAGTCCTCTGGACGCCGGACGCACTCACCTTCTACATCGACGGCAGGCAGACCTGGGCGGTCTCGGATGCCGTGCCGCAGTGCCCCCAGTTCCTGCTGGTGACCACGGAGATCCGGGGCGCAGCCGGTGGCATGAATCCGAACCGGGAAATCCAGGCGGAGCAGCTGCCGGATGTCTTCCTGGTCGATCACGTACGCGTTTTCGATCCGGCCTGA
- a CDS encoding ATP-binding cassette domain-containing protein, which yields MSETREPIIQVRNLCYQVNGYQVLRSVTFDVYPGEIFGVMGMSGSGKSTLLKILMGLLPVCGGDITIKGTSILQLTEQELMAVRRDMGMCFQYSALFDSMTVGENVAFGLKRRKKLPPAEIKRLVDEHLDEVGLHGLADKMPAELSGGMRKRVGIARELILQPEILLYDEPSAGLDPIMSAVIDRLIVDLRAKFGITSLVVTHEVDELFAISDRVMMIHEGEVVACDTPQGLSESDNAIVQQFVHGSAEGPIKV from the coding sequence ATGTCCGAAACGCGTGAGCCGATCATCCAGGTCCGGAATCTCTGCTACCAGGTGAACGGCTACCAGGTCCTGCGCAGCGTGACTTTCGACGTCTACCCGGGCGAGATCTTTGGCGTCATGGGCATGAGCGGTTCCGGCAAGAGCACTCTGCTCAAGATCCTGATGGGCTTGCTGCCGGTCTGCGGTGGAGACATCACGATCAAGGGCACATCCATTCTCCAGCTGACCGAGCAAGAGCTCATGGCAGTGCGGCGGGATATGGGTATGTGCTTCCAGTATTCCGCGCTCTTTGACTCGATGACTGTCGGCGAGAACGTGGCTTTCGGTCTCAAGCGCCGGAAGAAGCTGCCGCCGGCGGAAATCAAGCGACTGGTGGATGAGCATCTGGACGAGGTCGGTCTCCACGGGCTTGCTGATAAGATGCCGGCCGAGCTGTCGGGCGGCATGCGCAAGCGCGTGGGTATCGCCCGGGAGCTGATCCTGCAGCCCGAGATCTTGCTCTATGATGAGCCCAGCGCGGGGCTTGATCCGATCATGTCGGCAGTCATCGACCGGCTGATCGTTGACTTGAGAGCGAAGTTCGGGATTACGTCGCTGGTTGTGACCCACGAAGTGGATGAGCTGTTCGCCATCTCCGACCGCGTTATGATGATCCACGAGGGCGAGGTCGTGGCCTGTGATACGCCGCAGGGTCTGAGCGAGTCGGATAACGCCATTGTCCAGCAGTTCGTGCACGGCAGCGCTGAGGGGCCAATCAAGGTGTAA
- a CDS encoding ABC transporter permease: protein MLAYLGRQVVRFFSFFGQTTLLHMDVLGGILRGRLEYAPTVHQMAHIGVESLPIAAVTMLMSGAVLAYHGAIEAGQWGVDEYAGWLVAEMMCRELSPVLVAFVVAARAGSAMTAELGTMKVTEQIDALRALATSPVDFLVAPRYIACIVMVPILVFMGDVIGVMGGYLMAVTTPYLNAADYFAYIPGGLATTTIVGGVAKGLFFGMIIAVVSCHQGLTCGMASEAVGKATTRAVVYCIMLVYAADLLLAPILFQV, encoded by the coding sequence TTGCTGGCATATCTCGGGAGGCAGGTTGTCCGCTTTTTTTCGTTTTTCGGGCAGACCACTCTCCTGCATATGGATGTGCTGGGGGGTATCCTGCGGGGCCGCCTTGAATATGCTCCGACGGTACACCAGATGGCCCACATCGGCGTGGAGAGCCTGCCCATCGCAGCGGTGACCATGCTGATGTCCGGCGCCGTTCTCGCATATCACGGCGCGATCGAAGCCGGCCAGTGGGGCGTGGACGAATATGCCGGGTGGTTGGTTGCTGAGATGATGTGCCGCGAGTTGTCGCCTGTGCTCGTGGCATTTGTGGTCGCCGCACGCGCTGGGTCTGCCATGACGGCGGAACTCGGCACGATGAAGGTCACTGAACAGATTGACGCTCTGCGGGCGCTGGCCACCAGTCCCGTGGATTTCCTTGTGGCCCCGCGGTACATTGCGTGCATCGTGATGGTGCCGATCCTTGTGTTCATGGGCGATGTGATCGGGGTGATGGGCGGGTATCTGATGGCCGTCACCACCCCATATCTCAACGCTGCCGACTATTTCGCGTACATCCCGGGCGGCCTGGCGACCACCACCATTGTCGGGGGAGTCGCCAAAGGCCTCTTCTTCGGGATGATTATCGCCGTGGTGAGTTGCCACCAGGGGCTGACCTGCGGGATGGCGTCGGAGGCCGTGGGCAAGGCCACGACGCGCGCTGTCGTCTACTGCATCATGCTGGTATACGCCGCCGACCTGCTCCTGGCACCCATCCTGTTCCAGGTGTGA
- a CDS encoding DUF362 domain-containing protein, with translation MTAAVLIGAILAPLPVLANPGRVPGPAIVAEVSAANFLEAPSILAPASVYPLGKQSYRVVAQMLDRAVMDATGTRKFQEAWGSLSGQGERVGILLDAQYPPASLALLDALIDRLVRAGVRPASITVWADSETSLFSAGLLVRKDPDGVRTMGAESEGFRGGISRIVLEECDVLISLARLRADRQLGMWGATSTQLACVPRADRLQLMSAPDQLALAAARPSVRLKFRLHILDALQPNVEPGLARMPPYWNCGKVLASTDCVALDVTGLNILAGKMIEEQRDTSSLDIARQYLQAACAVHHLGQADPAQITVQAHTLGE, from the coding sequence ATGACGGCAGCAGTCCTGATTGGGGCCATTCTTGCCCCGCTACCTGTCCTTGCCAACCCGGGACGGGTGCCCGGCCCTGCCATCGTTGCCGAGGTCAGCGCCGCCAACTTTCTCGAAGCCCCATCCATTCTCGCACCGGCAAGCGTGTACCCGCTGGGTAAACAGAGCTACCGCGTGGTTGCACAGATGCTGGACCGCGCGGTGATGGATGCCACCGGAACGCGCAAGTTCCAGGAGGCGTGGGGTTCGCTGTCCGGTCAGGGCGAACGGGTGGGAATATTGCTGGACGCCCAGTACCCGCCGGCCTCGCTGGCTTTGCTGGACGCGCTCATCGACCGTCTGGTTCGAGCGGGCGTTCGCCCCGCATCCATCACGGTATGGGCCGATAGCGAGACATCCCTCTTCTCAGCGGGGCTTCTCGTGCGCAAGGACCCCGACGGCGTGCGGACCATGGGCGCCGAATCCGAGGGCTTCCGGGGCGGCATCAGCCGGATTGTGCTCGAGGAATGCGATGTGCTCATCAGCCTGGCCCGCCTGCGCGCGGACCGGCAACTGGGCATGTGGGGAGCCACCAGCACCCAACTGGCCTGCGTCCCGCGCGCTGACAGACTCCAATTGATGTCGGCCCCGGACCAACTGGCGCTGGCAGCAGCGCGGCCCTCGGTGCGCCTCAAGTTCCGCCTTCACATTCTCGACGCCCTGCAGCCCAACGTGGAGCCCGGCCTGGCGCGCATGCCGCCGTACTGGAACTGCGGCAAAGTCCTGGCATCCACGGACTGCGTGGCGCTGGACGTGACGGGGCTGAACATCCTGGCCGGAAAAATGATCGAAGAGCAGCGCGACACTTCTTCTCTGGACATCGCGCGACAGTATCTTCAGGCGGCGTGCGCGGTTCATCATCTCGGGCAGGCCGACCCGGCGCAGATCACGGTACAAGCGCACACGCTCGGCGAATAG
- a CDS encoding sugar phosphate isomerase/epimerase: protein MFDPKIACMTLPYSELPFSRAVEGIARAGYRYLAFGTTHEGIETPGSYDDDARIGELGRIVRDAGLEPVMMFQPRAIALTAEGGQDLFRRRIDQAKLMGVPQILVIGPWEYKSWPDEKHPADVWARMTDEWFEAVAPVVKYAEEMDVMLVSKPHTGITATASRCREAVERVGSTHFRICYDGGNVHFYEGVDPAEDIRLCADITVALCIKDHVGPRANPLFPYIGEGDVDHESMLRTLSEFGFSGPCPVERFEGPNKKAEMSPELIDSLAAKALETVQAMVDRIRSGQS, encoded by the coding sequence ATGTTCGACCCGAAGATCGCCTGCATGACTCTGCCCTACTCGGAACTGCCTTTCTCTCGCGCCGTCGAAGGGATCGCCCGCGCCGGATACAGATACCTGGCATTCGGGACGACCCACGAGGGAATCGAGACCCCCGGATCGTATGATGACGATGCGCGCATCGGCGAACTGGGGCGCATCGTGCGAGACGCCGGGCTTGAGCCGGTGATGATGTTCCAGCCCCGCGCTATCGCCCTTACTGCTGAAGGCGGTCAGGACTTGTTCCGCAGGCGCATCGACCAGGCGAAGCTCATGGGCGTGCCGCAGATACTCGTGATCGGCCCGTGGGAGTACAAGAGCTGGCCGGACGAGAAGCACCCGGCTGATGTCTGGGCGCGGATGACCGACGAGTGGTTTGAAGCGGTGGCGCCCGTGGTGAAGTATGCCGAAGAAATGGATGTGATGCTGGTCTCCAAGCCCCACACGGGCATCACTGCCACTGCAAGCCGCTGCCGGGAAGCTGTGGAACGCGTGGGCTCTACGCACTTCCGCATCTGTTATGACGGAGGCAATGTCCACTTCTATGAGGGCGTGGACCCGGCCGAGGACATTCGCCTGTGCGCGGACATCACTGTGGCCCTGTGCATCAAGGACCACGTCGGTCCCCGCGCGAACCCGCTCTTCCCGTACATAGGCGAGGGCGACGTGGACCACGAATCCATGCTGCGCACATTGTCCGAGTTTGGCTTCAGCGGTCCCTGCCCGGTGGAACGCTTCGAGGGCCCGAACAAGAAGGCGGAGATGTCGCCGGAACTCATCGACAGTCTGGCAGCAAAAGCGCTCGAGACCGTGCAGGCGATGGTGGACCGCATCCGCTCCGGACAGTCGTGA
- a CDS encoding 50S ribosomal protein L9 — translation MQVILMDDVERVGHEGDVIEVADGYARNFLLPKKLAVEATKGALKDLERRRKAIEGREAQKAAKAQAIADELATKRVVVKARAGEGQRIHGQVTPAMIAEAAAEQIGAEIDRRDIDIAEPIRELGDYLISVRVYKTVAAQLPVSVVREKSDEHEEEAVVAAEVAEEETPAEDEATDEATDESQDAEVEEAPEE, via the coding sequence ATGCAGGTTATTCTGATGGACGACGTGGAACGCGTGGGCCACGAGGGTGACGTGATCGAAGTGGCCGACGGGTACGCGCGCAACTTCCTGCTCCCCAAGAAGCTTGCGGTCGAGGCAACAAAGGGCGCGCTCAAGGATCTTGAGAGGCGCCGCAAGGCTATCGAGGGCCGGGAGGCCCAGAAGGCGGCCAAGGCCCAGGCCATCGCCGACGAACTCGCAACCAAACGTGTGGTCGTCAAGGCTCGGGCGGGTGAAGGACAGCGCATCCACGGTCAGGTCACCCCCGCGATGATCGCCGAAGCCGCGGCCGAGCAGATTGGCGCAGAGATTGACCGCCGCGACATCGACATCGCCGAACCGATCCGCGAGCTGGGCGACTATCTCATCAGCGTGCGCGTGTACAAGACCGTGGCGGCCCAGCTTCCGGTCAGCGTTGTGCGCGAGAAGTCGGATGAGCACGAGGAAGAAGCCGTTGTTGCTGCTGAAGTCGCCGAAGAAGAGACCCCGGCAGAAGACGAAGCCACCGATGAAGCCACCGACGAATCCCAGGATGCCGAAGTAGAAGAGGCGCCGGAAGAGTAA
- a CDS encoding alpha-L-fucosidase, with translation MSFSFGDARDWFFEHRFGLFVHWGLYALGGWHEQDQFRRSIPRDHYAAQIHQFDPQRFDPDAWLDIAENAGMSYLCFTTKHIDGFCMWDSDETEYKVTRTPYGRDVLTMLADACHRRGFPLCLYYSVADMHHPHYPSAGRSYELPAPDPGDEPDLGKYLAYVEAQVRELCTRYGEIHGFWWDANVIEHRDPRFNALIRELQPSAVINGRGFGEGDFDTPEREYERAVDEVLVFDRPTEACQSVGMESWGYRADEDYYTVAHLVRSMDKILAKGGNYLLNPGPRGDGTFPEEALRVLEPVGHWYKTVREAFEGAEPAPGVTDNRTVLVTRKGSTLYVHLHRPAVGTALYLPPFAVLPESAVLLNTGASVETSIDLTPARHAAGPCLRLRNLPLDEMPGTVPVIRLDFASLEG, from the coding sequence ATGTCCTTCAGTTTCGGCGACGCGCGCGACTGGTTCTTCGAGCACCGCTTCGGGCTGTTCGTTCACTGGGGCCTGTACGCGCTTGGGGGATGGCATGAGCAGGATCAGTTCCGCCGCAGCATCCCGCGGGACCATTACGCCGCGCAGATCCACCAGTTCGATCCACAGCGCTTCGACCCCGACGCGTGGCTGGACATTGCCGAAAACGCTGGAATGAGCTATCTGTGCTTCACCACCAAGCACATAGACGGCTTCTGCATGTGGGACAGCGACGAGACCGAGTACAAGGTGACCCGCACGCCTTACGGTCGAGACGTGCTGACGATGCTTGCCGATGCCTGTCACCGGCGCGGCTTCCCCCTTTGCCTGTACTACTCGGTCGCCGACATGCACCACCCCCACTACCCCAGCGCGGGGCGTTCCTACGAGCTTCCTGCCCCCGACCCGGGCGACGAGCCCGACCTCGGCAAGTACCTGGCGTATGTCGAAGCCCAGGTGCGCGAACTGTGTACCCGCTATGGAGAGATTCATGGGTTCTGGTGGGATGCCAATGTCATCGAGCACCGTGACCCGCGGTTCAATGCGCTGATCCGGGAGTTGCAGCCGTCGGCGGTCATCAACGGCCGCGGGTTCGGCGAGGGAGACTTCGACACCCCCGAACGCGAGTACGAACGCGCGGTGGACGAGGTGCTGGTCTTCGACCGACCCACTGAGGCGTGCCAGTCTGTGGGCATGGAAAGCTGGGGCTACCGCGCGGATGAGGACTACTACACCGTCGCCCACCTAGTGCGCAGTATGGACAAGATCCTCGCGAAAGGGGGCAACTACCTGCTGAACCCCGGGCCGCGCGGGGACGGCACATTCCCGGAAGAGGCGCTCCGCGTGCTGGAGCCGGTGGGCCACTGGTACAAGACGGTGCGCGAGGCCTTCGAGGGTGCCGAACCCGCGCCGGGAGTGACCGACAACCGAACCGTGCTCGTCACGCGGAAGGGAAGCACGCTCTACGTCCACCTGCATCGGCCTGCGGTGGGCACGGCACTGTATCTGCCGCCGTTCGCGGTGCTCCCGGAGAGCGCGGTTCTGCTGAACACCGGCGCGTCAGTGGAGACGAGCATCGACCTGACACCCGCGCGTCACGCTGCAGGTCCCTGCCTGCGCCTGCGGAATCTGCCGCTGGACGAGATGCCGGGCACGGTGCCGGTGATCCGGCTGGACTTCGCCAGCCTGGAGGGCTGA
- a CDS encoding MCE family protein: MISGAWCTGISGVDLTVVAEAKVGIMFLIVILLAVGTGVYLTGRLGYLSGQQLSIHFANVEGLSKGAKVLLMGMEVGRVLDIRMATPQELREFPEKPIVVHVSIDRDVNLKTSDRFVITQSGLLGDTSIAVRRLTQEQLEAEAALSGEPLEKPRPIPPGHHVAGVKAVGITELGDDAHVLLAQVKSAIADFQEVYTSPEIREQLPLILANVERATANAMDFSRALARISMQNEGRIGEIATQIASAARELDLSAQRVRQMILHSAPNIERSTGRIAQMIEGSAGSVEATARYMERTGGLVVASAEDIRKVTGRAAQLVDTSADDLEQTIGSVRKASDLVLSTAENVDATTREARQSLGRMTTRLDEMVQNTAANIEKTAATVEETSRLSAEEFRRFLAKSSSNLEAAAAQVEKATREMAALVETSGADIGRSTKRIAALVEKSAGDVETASANLAGMSSRVHEDVVAMTARARAMMETSAADVEKTSSDIAATASKLRADMEAVTGRARTMVETSATNIEKTTGRIAELAEKSSADIEFTTRRIHDLVAMSPIPGDLAAASGHIRRSAANVETVTNELVSALGDPEVDGSIRKALSNLSRASDHILGVTQEAEALLRDGRRNVNDEQMWANVRQAIQRLNQSAEDLEAITEHGRKILTDPAVTEDITATVSNARKLTERGAAVAEKAEETLTRIDDTVAGVKDISRRLSPSYSEAYTGLEAIEDFGLRADLVGDFYFGDKSDLFWRLGIRDLGDSETFILQRGMHTGSGGTFRAGLFANELGVGYDYQLSDRFRLELDAWDPDDPRLDARGLWRLSDCWDLTLGASEVFAGTEPFIGLRRSANLGGTPPAARQRCLPRKPGLQRAQPTERDGAAKR; encoded by the coding sequence GTGATCTCGGGAGCCTGGTGCACGGGCATCAGCGGAGTTGACCTGACTGTGGTTGCCGAGGCCAAAGTCGGCATCATGTTCCTGATAGTCATCCTGCTCGCGGTGGGAACCGGCGTGTATCTCACGGGGCGTCTAGGGTACCTGTCAGGCCAGCAGCTCAGCATTCACTTCGCGAATGTTGAGGGGCTTTCCAAGGGCGCGAAAGTCCTCTTGATGGGCATGGAAGTCGGCCGCGTGCTGGATATCCGGATGGCTACTCCCCAGGAGTTGCGAGAGTTCCCGGAGAAGCCCATCGTGGTCCATGTGTCCATCGACAGGGATGTCAATCTCAAGACCAGCGACCGGTTCGTTATCACCCAGTCCGGCCTGCTGGGAGACACCAGCATTGCGGTCAGGCGCCTGACTCAGGAACAATTGGAGGCGGAAGCCGCCCTCTCCGGCGAACCGCTGGAGAAGCCGCGCCCAATCCCTCCGGGACACCACGTCGCCGGCGTGAAAGCCGTGGGTATCACCGAGCTGGGCGATGATGCCCACGTCTTGCTGGCGCAGGTAAAATCGGCGATCGCCGATTTCCAGGAAGTCTACACGAGCCCGGAGATCCGCGAGCAGTTGCCGCTTATCCTGGCAAATGTCGAGCGCGCCACTGCCAACGCCATGGATTTCTCCAGAGCGCTGGCGCGGATCTCGATGCAAAATGAAGGGCGAATTGGCGAGATAGCCACCCAGATCGCGTCCGCGGCGCGGGAACTTGACCTGAGCGCCCAGCGAGTGCGTCAAATGATCCTCCACAGCGCGCCCAATATCGAGCGCAGCACCGGACGGATCGCCCAGATGATCGAGGGCAGCGCGGGAAGCGTTGAAGCGACCGCGAGGTACATGGAGCGCACGGGAGGGCTGGTTGTCGCCAGCGCTGAGGACATCCGCAAGGTCACCGGACGCGCGGCGCAACTGGTGGACACCAGCGCCGACGACCTGGAGCAGACCATCGGCTCCGTGCGGAAGGCATCGGACCTGGTGCTGTCAACCGCCGAGAATGTGGATGCAACCACGCGCGAGGCCAGGCAGTCGCTGGGCCGGATGACCACTCGCCTGGATGAGATGGTGCAGAACACCGCGGCCAACATTGAAAAGACCGCGGCGACCGTCGAGGAGACCTCTCGGCTCTCGGCCGAAGAATTCCGGCGCTTCCTGGCCAAGTCCTCCAGCAACCTCGAGGCCGCCGCAGCGCAGGTCGAGAAGGCCACGCGAGAAATGGCGGCCCTCGTGGAGACCAGCGGCGCTGATATCGGCAGGTCCACGAAGCGCATCGCGGCCTTGGTGGAGAAGAGCGCGGGAGATGTGGAGACCGCCAGCGCCAACCTCGCCGGGATGTCCTCGCGCGTGCATGAAGATGTTGTGGCGATGACTGCCCGGGCCCGCGCGATGATGGAAACCAGCGCGGCGGATGTCGAGAAAACAAGCTCGGACATCGCCGCCACGGCGAGTAAGCTGCGGGCGGACATGGAAGCGGTCACCGGCCGGGCGCGAACCATGGTTGAGACGTCGGCGACCAATATCGAGAAGACCACCGGGCGTATCGCTGAGCTTGCCGAAAAAAGCAGTGCGGATATTGAGTTCACCACCCGGCGCATCCACGATCTCGTGGCGATGTCACCGATACCCGGCGATCTGGCCGCCGCCAGCGGTCACATCCGCCGGTCGGCTGCGAACGTGGAGACGGTCACGAACGAACTGGTGTCCGCTCTCGGCGACCCGGAAGTGGATGGCAGCATCCGCAAAGCGCTGTCCAATCTGTCCCGGGCCAGCGATCACATTCTGGGCGTGACCCAGGAAGCCGAAGCGCTCCTGCGAGACGGCCGAAGGAATGTGAACGATGAGCAGATGTGGGCCAACGTGCGGCAGGCCATCCAGCGGCTGAACCAGTCGGCAGAGGACCTTGAGGCGATTACCGAGCACGGGCGCAAGATACTCACTGACCCGGCCGTCACCGAGGATATCACCGCGACCGTATCGAACGCTCGAAAGTTGACGGAGCGCGGCGCTGCGGTGGCTGAGAAAGCCGAGGAGACCCTCACGCGGATTGACGATACGGTGGCCGGGGTCAAGGACATTTCGCGCAGGTTGAGCCCGAGCTACAGCGAAGCATACACAGGCCTGGAAGCCATCGAGGACTTTGGCCTGCGCGCCGATCTCGTGGGCGACTTCTATTTCGGCGACAAGAGCGATCTGTTCTGGCGTCTGGGAATCCGTGACCTGGGTGATTCGGAGACCTTCATCCTGCAGCGCGGCATGCACACCGGCTCCGGCGGAACTTTCCGCGCCGGCCTGTTTGCCAATGAGCTTGGTGTGGGTTATGACTACCAGCTCAGCGACCGGTTCCGGCTGGAACTGGATGCCTGGGACCCGGATGACCCGCGCCTGGACGCCCGGGGACTGTGGCGCCTGAGCGACTGCTGGGACCTGACGCTGGGCGCCAGCGAAGTCTTCGCCGGAACCGAACCGTTCATCGGTCTCAGGCGCAGCGCAAACCTGGGTGGGACGCCGCCTGCGGCGAGGCAGCGGTGCCTTCCGAGAAAGCCCGGCCTTCAGCGGGCACAGCCGACGGAACGTGACGGCGCCGCGAAACGCTGA
- a CDS encoding peptidylprolyl isomerase, with translation MAPKPKPDIIYEGRLAYLNETNPPSSADKLPGQEKPEQKEPASDKEKKPGEAKTTEVKLSEEEKALVDKAKGSVVKLVTSKGDIVLELYDDKTPIHVGNFLDLVDTGFYNGLKFHRVIANFMIQGGCPKGDGTGGPGWTIPDEADKGLKHRRGTLSMAKTSAPNTGGSQFFICHSPQPHLDGVHTVFGECIQGMDVVDKIAQGDKIITATILKKSDLADEDIKKAKDARVPER, from the coding sequence ATGGCGCCAAAGCCGAAGCCCGACATCATCTACGAGGGCCGGCTGGCGTACCTCAACGAGACCAATCCCCCCTCGAGCGCGGACAAGCTTCCCGGACAGGAGAAGCCGGAGCAGAAGGAGCCCGCCTCGGATAAAGAGAAGAAGCCCGGGGAAGCGAAGACTACGGAAGTCAAATTGTCGGAAGAGGAGAAGGCCTTGGTTGACAAAGCGAAGGGCTCAGTTGTCAAACTGGTGACGAGCAAGGGCGACATTGTCCTGGAGTTGTACGATGACAAGACCCCCATCCACGTAGGGAACTTCCTGGACCTGGTGGACACCGGCTTTTACAATGGCCTCAAGTTCCACCGCGTCATTGCGAACTTCATGATTCAGGGCGGATGCCCCAAGGGAGACGGCACCGGCGGCCCGGGCTGGACCATTCCGGACGAGGCCGACAAAGGACTCAAACACCGACGCGGGACACTCTCCATGGCCAAGACCTCCGCGCCGAACACCGGAGGCAGCCAGTTCTTCATCTGTCACTCACCACAGCCCCATCTGGACGGTGTTCACACCGTCTTCGGCGAGTGCATCCAGGGCATGGACGTGGTGGATAAGATCGCGCAGGGCGACAAGATCATCACCGCAACCATCCTGAAGAAATCCGACCTGGCCGACGAGGACATCAAGAAGGCCAAGGACGCCCGGGTACCCGAGCGATAG